From Paenibacillus sp. FSL H8-0537:
TACAGACCATCCATTTTGCATTAGTTTCGAGGATTGGAATAGTCGGCTATTAACAAAAAAATAAGGGGCCTTCATGGCCCCTGCGTAATGCTTAAGTTATATGCCAGTCCTCTTATCCGACAATTTCAATTATTTTAATATCATCAAACTTACTAAGATCAATAAACTGATTATTTTCAAGCGCTATAAATGGTCGAGTCGGGTAATTATAGTTGTTTAGTAGAATCGTTCCTCTTCTATTGTCTGATAAAACAACCTCACAACCGATTTGGGTGGAGAGAAGCATATCCAGAAACGTCAGCCCAATGACCGAATCAAAGCGATTTAAAATAATTTGTTGATGAATTTCTTCGATGGCTTCAAAAAATTTCAGCGCAGCCCGATAAGGTCTTTCTGAGATGATATCCATATAAAAATCTGTCAAACCTACAATTTTGCTAAAATGATCCAGTCCATTCCCCTTCAGACCACTTGGATAGCCGCTGCCGTCCTCTCGTTCATGATGCTGAAGGGCGACCAGAGCAACCCGAGGCTCAACCCCCGATTGGAGTAATAGCTCGTGTCCGAGAATGGTATGCTGCTTTATAATCGCGTATTCATGAGGGTCTAACCTTGACTGTTTGGAAACGATTGCAGTTGGCAGCTTGACCAGTCCAATATCGTAAAGACTCGCCGCAGTCGTTAGCAAATCCAATTCGTTTTCTTTCAGTCCAAGCCGCTTACCTAAAGATGTCGCAATAACGGCCGTTCCTATACATTGCCTGTACCGGTAATCGTCCTGTTCCTTAAGCTCGGAAAATAACTGAAATAGATTATATCGCTTCGCTATTTCCTTTATAAAGGGAAGAACTTCTCGTTCAAGCTCATCGATAGGAACAATCCCGTTTTGGCGAACGAACTGATCCATATCGTTAAAATGCTGCTTAGCCCTTTCATATGATTCTCGGATGGTTGGCTTTTGTTTAGGTGTATGCTCAGAAACCTCCTGATTCAGCTCAGAAGCATTCGCATCGATAGTTTTGACTTCCCCGATTT
This genomic window contains:
- a CDS encoding HD domain-containing phosphohydrolase; protein product: MLVKDYEQLIGKTLTKSIRDTKGTLLIRKGTILLKSHTERLAKFKIKIGEVKTIDANASELNQEVSEHTPKQKPTIRESYERAKQHFNDMDQFVRQNGIVPIDELEREVLPFIKEIAKRYNLFQLFSELKEQDDYRYRQCIGTAVIATSLGKRLGLKENELDLLTTAASLYDIGLVKLPTAIVSKQSRLDPHEYAIIKQHTILGHELLLQSGVEPRVALVALQHHEREDGSGYPSGLKGNGLDHFSKIVGLTDFYMDIISERPYRAALKFFEAIEEIHQQIILNRFDSVIGLTFLDMLLSTQIGCEVVLSDNRRGTILLNNYNYPTRPFIALENNQFIDLSKFDDIKIIEIVG